A single genomic interval of Flavihumibacter rivuli harbors:
- the glgB gene encoding 1,4-alpha-glucan branching protein GlgB, giving the protein MSTVQPYEKQHFIDTTQKVWNYSLLTDEDIRNFQNGTHYRLYEKFGSHPVKVLDKWGMYFAVWAPNATSVSVKGNFNHWKDFEYELHPRWDKSGVWEGFIPGFTLGEVYKYHIKGFMGIELDKGDPFANFWEKRPNTASITWDMYYEWKDEKWMETRKKHNSLNAPWSVYEVHLASWMRPDKNDEETYNTYDQIAERLVPYVKEMGFTHVELMPVMEHPFDGSWGYQGIGYFAPTSRFGSPQDFMAMVDAFHEAGIGVILDWVPSHFPYDSHGLFMYDGTHTYEYADMRKGYHPDWNSYIFNYKRGEVKSFLISSARFWLDKFHADGLRVDAVSSMLKLNYSRNEGQWEPNEFGGDGNLEAIAFIKDLNETIFRDFPDVQTIAEEATDWPGVSKPTFEGGLGFGMKWMMGWMHDTLRYFKRDPIYRQFHQDELTFSMMYYYDENFMMPLSHDEVVHGKSPMIYKMPGDEWQKFANLRLLYSYMFTHPGGKLLFMGDEFGTTTEWNYKSELPWELLQFEPHSKLKACVAALCHLLRNEPAMYERQFEAGGFEWVDLNHHHESVIVYRRKGHKPEDDLLVLLNMTPTVRRDWKVTTYGKDKWQEIFNSDDKQFWGTGDTYNPEPGTKLVDEENELYEITVHLPALGAVVLK; this is encoded by the coding sequence ATGTCAACAGTCCAGCCATACGAAAAGCAGCATTTCATTGATACCACCCAGAAAGTATGGAACTACAGCTTACTAACGGATGAGGATATCCGAAATTTCCAGAATGGTACCCATTACAGGCTGTATGAGAAATTTGGATCCCATCCGGTGAAGGTCCTGGACAAATGGGGAATGTATTTTGCCGTTTGGGCACCGAACGCTACTTCCGTTTCAGTAAAGGGTAATTTCAACCATTGGAAGGATTTTGAATACGAGCTGCACCCGCGTTGGGACAAGAGTGGGGTATGGGAAGGGTTTATTCCCGGTTTCACCCTCGGCGAAGTGTACAAATACCATATCAAGGGCTTTATGGGTATTGAACTGGACAAGGGTGATCCCTTTGCCAATTTCTGGGAGAAGCGCCCCAACACAGCATCCATAACTTGGGACATGTATTATGAATGGAAGGACGAGAAATGGATGGAGACCCGCAAAAAGCACAATTCCCTGAATGCCCCCTGGAGCGTATATGAGGTGCACCTGGCCAGTTGGATGCGACCCGATAAAAATGATGAGGAAACTTATAATACCTATGACCAGATCGCTGAACGGCTAGTGCCCTATGTAAAGGAAATGGGCTTTACCCATGTGGAACTGATGCCGGTAATGGAACATCCCTTCGACGGCAGCTGGGGCTACCAGGGCATCGGCTATTTTGCGCCAACTTCCCGGTTTGGCTCACCTCAGGATTTCATGGCCATGGTGGATGCCTTCCATGAAGCAGGCATTGGGGTGATCCTCGACTGGGTGCCCTCTCATTTCCCTTATGATTCCCATGGCCTGTTCATGTACGATGGTACGCACACTTATGAGTATGCCGATATGCGTAAGGGATACCACCCCGATTGGAACTCCTATATCTTCAATTACAAGAGGGGGGAAGTGAAGTCCTTCCTGATCAGCAGTGCCAGGTTCTGGCTGGATAAGTTCCATGCCGATGGACTGAGGGTGGATGCCGTTTCCTCCATGCTTAAACTCAACTATTCCCGCAATGAAGGACAGTGGGAACCCAATGAATTCGGCGGTGACGGTAACCTGGAAGCCATCGCCTTCATCAAGGACCTTAACGAGACCATCTTCCGTGATTTCCCGGATGTGCAGACCATTGCGGAGGAAGCCACAGACTGGCCCGGCGTTTCCAAACCCACTTTTGAAGGCGGCCTCGGCTTTGGCATGAAATGGATGATGGGCTGGATGCACGACACCCTCCGCTATTTCAAGAGGGACCCCATTTACAGGCAGTTCCACCAGGATGAGCTGACCTTCAGCATGATGTACTATTATGACGAGAACTTCATGATGCCACTCAGTCATGATGAAGTGGTCCATGGCAAGAGCCCTATGATCTATAAAATGCCCGGGGATGAGTGGCAGAAATTTGCCAACCTGAGACTTCTCTATTCATACATGTTTACCCACCCGGGTGGCAAATTGCTCTTCATGGGCGATGAGTTTGGTACCACCACTGAATGGAACTACAAAAGCGAACTGCCCTGGGAATTATTGCAGTTTGAACCCCATAGCAAACTTAAAGCCTGTGTGGCTGCCCTCTGCCACCTGCTCCGGAATGAACCGGCCATGTACGAAAGACAATTTGAAGCGGGTGGCTTCGAATGGGTGGACCTGAACCATCACCATGAATCAGTGATCGTTTACCGCAGGAAAGGGCATAAGCCCGAAGACGACCTGCTGGTATTGCTGAACATGACCCCAACCGTAAGGCGCGACTGGAAGGTAACCACGTATGGAAAAGATAAATGGCAGGAGATCTTCAATAGTGATGACAAGCAATTCTGGGGAACCGGAGACACCTACAATCCTGAACCTGGCACGAAACTGGTGGATGAAGAAAACGAACTCTATGAAATAACAGTACACCTTCCTGCGTTAGGAGCGGTAGTGTTAAAGTAA
- a CDS encoding tetratricopeptide repeat protein: MKKLVLLIGMGLGLSHMGLAQASGAEHYILQARDEMARQRYLSAYDLLKRAVSLQPEGREANLALGQACWELRKYQESKTAYQKAYAFDKKDTHVVARLTQLNYFLRNWQEAIDMARLQELQVPGHSNALLIGKAYYELEDYGQSVKYLSKAWQEDSSRSEIPFLAARSFVEMSNYKRAAGCYEQALALSPEKAEWMYEAGMAYAAANNHPKAIEWMEKAAANGYKQSNDFLHNLGMAYLGNKEFDKGMARLQELLQRKPEDIELLYTVGETYYQAKKYDEAINTWDRILALDKTEANAVYMIGLAYIKKGETNKGKSLCEKAIQMDPALAKLREKKEGIF, encoded by the coding sequence ATGAAAAAGCTGGTGTTGTTGATCGGAATGGGGCTGGGGCTTTCCCATATGGGCCTGGCCCAGGCAAGTGGTGCGGAGCATTATATCCTCCAGGCAAGGGATGAAATGGCCAGGCAGCGTTACCTTTCCGCGTACGACCTCCTCAAACGTGCAGTTTCCCTTCAGCCCGAAGGCAGGGAAGCCAATCTCGCTTTAGGCCAGGCTTGCTGGGAATTAAGGAAATACCAGGAAAGCAAGACTGCCTACCAAAAAGCCTATGCTTTCGATAAGAAAGATACCCATGTAGTGGCAAGGCTGACCCAATTAAACTATTTCCTCCGGAATTGGCAGGAAGCCATCGATATGGCCAGGTTACAGGAATTGCAGGTACCTGGACATTCCAATGCACTTCTCATCGGAAAAGCCTATTATGAACTGGAAGACTATGGCCAGTCGGTAAAATACCTCAGCAAGGCATGGCAGGAAGACAGTTCCAGGTCTGAAATCCCTTTCCTTGCAGCGCGCTCCTTCGTTGAAATGAGCAATTACAAACGGGCAGCGGGCTGTTATGAACAAGCGCTAGCCTTATCTCCTGAAAAGGCCGAATGGATGTATGAGGCAGGTATGGCTTATGCTGCCGCCAATAACCACCCCAAAGCGATCGAATGGATGGAAAAGGCCGCAGCCAATGGCTATAAACAAAGCAATGATTTCCTTCACAACCTCGGTATGGCTTACCTGGGCAATAAAGAGTTTGACAAAGGCATGGCAAGATTACAGGAATTGTTGCAACGCAAACCGGAAGATATTGAGCTCCTGTATACAGTTGGCGAGACCTATTACCAGGCTAAAAAATATGACGAGGCCATCAATACCTGGGACAGGATTCTGGCGCTTGATAAGACAGAGGCCAATGCGGTTTACATGATCGGCCTGGCCTATATCAAAAAGGGGGAGACCAATAAAGGCAAGTCGCTTTGTGAGAAGGCCATCCAGATGGACCCTGCCCTGGCCAAATTAAGGGAAAAAAAGGAAGGTATCTTTTAG
- the argS gene encoding arginine--tRNA ligase produces the protein MSITLQIQEAVKASLKELYPDLGEQSGFQINQTKPEFEGDYTVVLFGLVKALKKSPEGLGTELGEHLVKRSPELFVGFNVIKGFLNLVVADSYWTGLVKENYNKADFGKRPSTGRKVMVEYSSPNTNKPLHLGHLRNNFLGWSIAEILKANGFEVIKSCIVNDRGIHICKSMIAWQRFANGATPESTGIKGDHFVGDYYVKFNDAYKAEVEELVAGGMSKDMAEKEAPIMKATQQMLVDWEAGKPEVIDLWKRMNGWVYAGFDATYQRIGSDFDKTYYESDTYLLGKETVQEGLAKGVFYKKDDGSVWIDLTADGLDEKLVQRKDGTSVYITQDIGLAQQKYNEYGMEQSIYVIGDEQNYHMKVLKLISEKLGLPKADGIYHLSYGMVELPTGKMKSREGTVVDADDLVDEMINISAQHTRELGKVKDFSEAELVELYNTIGLGALKFYLLRVDPRKKMIFNPEESIDFHGYTGPFIQYTHARIKSILRKEQPVEHYQVNASGLLPLEKALLVALEQFPQVIEQAATEHDPSMVANYVYHLAKTFNTFYTEHSVAKAETEDKKQLRLRIAGMTANVIATGMQLLGIRVPERM, from the coding sequence ATGTCGATCACATTACAGATACAGGAAGCAGTAAAAGCATCGTTGAAAGAACTTTACCCGGATTTGGGTGAGCAGTCAGGGTTCCAGATCAACCAGACCAAGCCCGAGTTTGAAGGGGATTATACCGTGGTGCTGTTTGGCCTGGTGAAAGCGCTGAAGAAATCCCCCGAGGGGTTGGGAACCGAGCTGGGTGAACACCTGGTGAAGCGCTCCCCGGAACTGTTTGTTGGCTTCAATGTGATCAAGGGTTTCCTGAACCTGGTGGTGGCGGACAGCTACTGGACCGGTCTTGTGAAGGAAAACTATAATAAGGCCGATTTTGGGAAGCGTCCATCAACGGGCAGGAAAGTGATGGTGGAGTACTCTTCCCCCAATACCAACAAGCCCCTGCACCTGGGCCACCTGCGGAATAATTTCCTGGGCTGGAGTATCGCGGAGATCTTAAAGGCCAACGGCTTTGAGGTGATCAAGAGTTGTATCGTGAACGACCGCGGCATCCATATCTGTAAGAGCATGATCGCCTGGCAGCGCTTTGCCAATGGCGCCACGCCTGAATCAACCGGTATAAAGGGTGACCATTTCGTGGGTGACTATTATGTGAAGTTCAACGATGCCTATAAGGCAGAAGTGGAGGAACTGGTAGCCGGTGGCATGAGCAAGGACATGGCTGAGAAGGAAGCACCCATCATGAAGGCCACCCAGCAGATGCTGGTGGATTGGGAAGCAGGCAAGCCCGAAGTGATCGACTTGTGGAAGCGCATGAACGGTTGGGTATATGCCGGCTTTGATGCCACCTACCAGCGCATCGGCAGTGATTTCGATAAGACCTATTACGAAAGTGATACCTACCTGCTGGGAAAGGAAACGGTGCAGGAAGGCCTGGCAAAAGGTGTCTTTTATAAGAAGGATGATGGTAGTGTGTGGATCGACCTGACAGCGGATGGCTTGGATGAGAAGCTGGTGCAGCGTAAGGATGGCACTTCGGTTTATATCACCCAGGACATTGGACTTGCCCAGCAGAAGTACAATGAGTATGGGATGGAGCAGAGCATCTATGTGATCGGTGATGAGCAGAACTACCACATGAAGGTCCTGAAGCTGATCAGTGAAAAACTCGGCCTGCCCAAGGCAGACGGTATTTACCACCTCTCCTATGGCATGGTGGAACTGCCGACCGGAAAGATGAAGAGCCGTGAGGGTACAGTAGTGGATGCGGACGACCTGGTGGATGAGATGATCAATATCTCTGCCCAGCATACAAGGGAATTAGGAAAGGTGAAAGATTTCAGCGAAGCAGAACTGGTTGAACTCTACAATACCATCGGCCTGGGTGCTTTAAAGTTCTACCTGTTAAGGGTTGACCCAAGGAAGAAGATGATCTTCAACCCGGAAGAGTCCATCGATTTCCATGGCTATACCGGACCCTTTATCCAGTATACCCATGCCAGGATCAAGAGCATCCTGCGCAAGGAGCAACCGGTTGAGCATTACCAGGTGAATGCAAGTGGATTATTACCCTTGGAGAAGGCGCTTTTGGTGGCATTGGAGCAATTCCCGCAGGTGATTGAGCAGGCTGCCACTGAGCATGACCCTTCCATGGTGGCCAATTATGTGTACCACCTGGCCAAGACCTTCAATACTTTCTATACAGAACATTCGGTGGCCAAGGCAGAGACAGAAGACAAGAAGCAACTTCGTTTGCGCATTGCCGGTATGACAGCCAATGTCATTGCTACCGGTATGCAACTCCTGGGCATCAGGGTGCCAGAAAGGATGTAA
- a CDS encoding GtrA family protein encodes MIQWIANTITAIIDIFYPPFRKFIPQQTFRYLACGGGNTVLDILIYFISYNFILEKQVVHWGSIAISPHIMAFIMAFAVSFPMGFFLMSNVVFHDSTLRGRVQLFRYLLLVAVCIFLNYIFIKLFVEQFGIYPTIAKMLTTVIVVAFSYLSQKNFTFKKEVAGKLDR; translated from the coding sequence ATGATTCAATGGATAGCCAATACCATCACGGCCATAATCGATATCTTTTATCCGCCGTTCCGTAAATTCATTCCCCAGCAAACCTTCCGTTACCTGGCCTGCGGGGGCGGCAATACCGTTCTGGATATCCTCATCTACTTCATTTCCTACAATTTCATTCTTGAGAAGCAGGTGGTGCATTGGGGCAGTATCGCCATCAGCCCGCATATTATGGCCTTCATTATGGCCTTCGCCGTGAGCTTCCCCATGGGCTTTTTCCTGATGAGCAATGTGGTCTTCCATGATTCCACCCTGCGGGGAAGGGTCCAGTTGTTCCGTTACCTCTTGTTAGTGGCCGTTTGCATTTTCCTGAACTATATCTTCATCAAACTCTTTGTAGAACAGTTCGGCATTTACCCCACTATTGCCAAGATGCTGACCACGGTGATCGTGGTGGCCTTCAGCTACCTCAGCCAGAAGAACTTCACTTTCAAGAAGGAAGTTGCAGGAAAGCTTGACAGGTAA
- the dnaK gene encoding molecular chaperone DnaK, whose product MGKIIGIDLGTTNSCVSVMEGNEPVVIANDEGRRTTPSVVAFLKNGERKVGDPAKRQAITNPHNTIMSVKRFMGRRFDEVTEEISHWSYKVAKGDNNTVRIDIDGRLYTPQEISAMILQKMKKTAEDYLGQEVTEAVITVPAYFNDAQRQATKEAGEIAGLTVRRIVNEPTAAALAYGMDKKGKDQKIAVFDLGGGTFDISILELGDGVFEVKSTNGDTHLGGDDFDKVIMDWLAEEFRADENVDLRKDPMALQRLKEAAEKAKIELSSSSETEINLPYITAVDGVPKHLVKKLTRAKFEQLADNLFERCLKPCEQALKDAGMSASQVDEVILVGGSTRIPKVQEIVEKFFGKKPNRGVNPDEVVAIGAGIQGAVLTGEVKDVLLLDVTPLSLGIETMGGVMTRLIDSNTTIPTRKSEVFSTASDNQPGVQIHVLQGERPMASQNKSLGMFNLDGIPPAPRGVPQIEVIFDIDANGILHVTAKDKGTGKEQKIRIEAGSGLTKEEIEKMKAEAKANEATDKEARERVEKINQADSLIFQTEKQLKEFGDKIPADKKAPIEAALGKLKDAHKAQDIAAIDAALAEMNNAWTAASEEIYKAQQSGAQPGAGAEGSNAGENVADAEFEEVK is encoded by the coding sequence ATGGGAAAGATTATCGGTATCGACCTGGGAACTACGAACAGTTGCGTGTCCGTAATGGAGGGCAATGAGCCTGTTGTGATCGCCAACGATGAAGGCCGCCGTACCACGCCTTCAGTCGTAGCATTCCTGAAGAATGGAGAACGCAAAGTAGGTGACCCGGCCAAACGCCAGGCGATCACCAACCCCCACAACACCATCATGTCGGTGAAGCGCTTCATGGGCCGCCGCTTTGATGAAGTAACAGAAGAGATCAGCCATTGGAGCTATAAGGTTGCCAAGGGCGATAACAATACCGTGCGCATTGACATTGACGGTCGTTTGTACACCCCGCAGGAGATCAGTGCCATGATCCTGCAGAAGATGAAGAAGACTGCAGAAGATTACCTGGGACAGGAAGTGACCGAAGCGGTGATCACCGTTCCGGCCTATTTCAACGATGCCCAGCGCCAGGCTACCAAGGAAGCTGGTGAGATCGCCGGCCTGACCGTTCGCCGTATCGTGAACGAACCTACAGCAGCCGCATTGGCATACGGCATGGACAAGAAAGGTAAGGACCAGAAGATCGCCGTATTCGATCTTGGCGGTGGTACCTTTGATATCTCCATCCTGGAACTGGGTGATGGCGTATTCGAAGTGAAGAGCACCAATGGGGATACCCACCTGGGTGGTGACGATTTCGACAAGGTGATCATGGACTGGCTGGCAGAAGAGTTCAGGGCCGATGAAAATGTGGACCTCCGTAAAGACCCTATGGCCCTGCAGCGCCTGAAGGAAGCTGCTGAAAAGGCCAAGATCGAATTGTCCTCTTCTTCCGAAACAGAGATCAACCTTCCCTATATTACTGCCGTTGACGGCGTGCCCAAGCACCTGGTGAAGAAACTGACCCGTGCCAAGTTCGAGCAGCTGGCAGACAACCTGTTCGAACGCTGCCTGAAGCCTTGTGAACAGGCCCTGAAGGATGCCGGCATGAGCGCATCACAAGTAGATGAAGTGATCCTGGTGGGTGGTTCTACCCGTATCCCCAAGGTTCAGGAGATCGTAGAGAAGTTCTTTGGCAAGAAGCCCAACCGCGGTGTTAACCCTGATGAAGTGGTAGCCATTGGCGCCGGTATCCAGGGTGCCGTATTGACCGGTGAAGTGAAGGATGTATTGTTGCTCGACGTTACCCCGCTGAGCCTGGGTATCGAAACCATGGGTGGCGTAATGACCCGCCTGATCGATTCCAACACTACGATCCCTACCCGTAAGTCAGAAGTGTTCTCTACTGCCAGCGATAACCAGCCTGGCGTTCAGATCCATGTACTGCAGGGAGAGCGCCCCATGGCCAGCCAGAACAAGAGCCTGGGTATGTTCAACCTCGATGGTATCCCACCCGCTCCGCGCGGTGTTCCCCAGATCGAAGTGATCTTCGATATCGATGCCAACGGTATACTGCATGTAACCGCTAAGGACAAGGGAACCGGTAAGGAACAAAAGATCCGCATTGAAGCAGGTTCCGGCCTCACCAAGGAAGAGATCGAAAAAATGAAGGCAGAGGCCAAGGCCAATGAAGCTACGGATAAAGAAGCCCGTGAGCGCGTAGAGAAGATCAACCAGGCCGACAGCCTGATCTTCCAAACCGAAAAGCAGCTGAAGGAGTTTGGTGACAAGATCCCTGCCGATAAGAAAGCGCCGATCGAAGCCGCCCTGGGTAAGTTGAAAGACGCCCACAAGGCACAGGATATCGCCGCTATCGATGCCGCCCTGGCAGAAATGAACAATGCCTGGACCGCCGCTTCAGAGGAGATCTACAAGGCCCAGCAGTCAGGTGCACAGCCCGGTGCCGGTGCTGAAGGCTCCAATGCCGGTGAAAATGTGGCAGATGCCGAATTCGAAGAAGTGAAGTAA
- a CDS encoding 4-alpha-glucanotransferase, translating into MRIHFYLRFHTNFGQQLQVTGNIPALGSDTQTPFSLSYLNDEFWHGSIEVDPVQQESINYQYQLVNADGTIIREWGNDRVINTLSGRFEEIQVVDTWNHAGEYENAFYTAPFLESLLPSHNNKKVKHPKQYTHIFRVKAPLLHKNEVLCLVGNHVDLGEWSTDKPVLLQAEGNWWTVALNLPKEGFPLQYKYGIYNTNKKSFVRFEDHNNRVLYGDAMQHKLTIVHDGFAHLPNNSWKGAGIAIPVFSLRTSKSFGVGEFNDLEALVDWARTVGMKMIQILPVNDTTATHTWSDSYPYAAISAFALHPIYVNLEKVAGKKQSALIKPLKKKQKLLNELAEVDYDEVMKFKLSVLMELFLAQKDELQEDEAYQEFFKKNRHWLVPYAAFCYLRDKHNTADFTQWKQHSEYDAAAIEKFVSPRLKHHDQILFHYYVQYHLHCQLKDATAYAHKHGIIVKGDIPIGIYRYSCDAWMAPGLYNMDQQAGAPPDDFAIKGQNWGFPTYNWQRMQEDGFTWWRQRFEQMSEYFDAFRIDHILGFFRIWSIPLHAVEGIMGRFVPAIPVHINEFHQNGIWFDYHRYAKPYITDQILWDIFHVSSSYVKETFLTEAGFGQYAFTEAFNTQRKVEQYFATLEANDHNQWLKQGLFDLHSNVILFEEEGSKGLQFHFRFGMEQTRSFQSLEWNTQQQLKDLYVNYFFRRQDDFWMKEAMKKLPALKASTNMLICGEDLGMVPHCVPDVMKQLGILSLEIQRMPKDPKREFFHPNDAPYLSVVTPSTHDMSTVRGWWEEDREKTQRFFNNELGQWGDAPAFCEAWINKAILIQHIYSPAMWCVFQIQDILGMEEKLRRDNPHDERINIPANPKHYWRYRMHISLEDLAREKAFNHELKEYLHAGGRC; encoded by the coding sequence ATGAGGATCCACTTCTATTTGCGCTTTCATACCAATTTTGGCCAGCAACTCCAGGTGACCGGTAATATCCCGGCACTGGGATCTGATACCCAAACGCCATTTTCCCTTAGCTACCTGAATGATGAGTTCTGGCATGGAAGCATAGAAGTTGATCCGGTACAACAGGAAAGCATCAACTACCAATACCAGCTGGTAAATGCCGATGGTACCATCATCAGGGAATGGGGCAATGACAGGGTCATTAACACCCTTTCCGGCCGCTTTGAAGAGATCCAGGTAGTGGACACCTGGAACCATGCCGGCGAATATGAAAATGCATTCTATACCGCACCTTTCCTGGAAAGCTTATTGCCTTCCCACAACAATAAGAAGGTGAAGCATCCCAAACAATACACCCATATTTTCCGGGTGAAAGCACCATTGCTGCACAAGAATGAAGTGCTCTGCCTGGTAGGCAACCATGTTGACCTGGGGGAATGGTCAACCGATAAACCCGTCCTGTTGCAGGCAGAAGGCAACTGGTGGACAGTGGCGCTTAACCTGCCGAAAGAAGGTTTCCCGCTGCAATACAAGTATGGCATCTACAATACCAATAAGAAGTCCTTTGTACGTTTCGAAGACCATAACAACCGGGTATTGTATGGTGATGCCATGCAACATAAACTGACCATTGTACACGATGGTTTCGCCCACCTTCCCAATAACAGCTGGAAAGGGGCTGGCATTGCCATCCCGGTATTCAGCCTCCGCACCAGCAAAAGCTTTGGGGTAGGGGAGTTCAACGACCTGGAAGCCCTCGTTGATTGGGCGCGTACGGTAGGCATGAAAATGATCCAGATCCTCCCGGTGAATGATACCACAGCCACCCATACCTGGAGCGACTCCTATCCCTATGCCGCCATTTCGGCCTTTGCCCTGCATCCCATCTATGTGAACCTGGAGAAGGTAGCCGGCAAGAAGCAATCGGCCCTGATCAAGCCACTGAAGAAAAAACAGAAACTGCTGAATGAATTGGCAGAAGTGGACTATGATGAAGTGATGAAGTTCAAGCTGTCGGTCCTGATGGAACTCTTCCTCGCCCAGAAAGATGAGTTGCAGGAAGACGAAGCTTACCAGGAATTCTTTAAGAAGAACAGGCATTGGCTGGTACCCTATGCCGCCTTTTGCTACCTGCGCGACAAACACAATACAGCTGATTTCACCCAATGGAAACAGCATAGCGAATATGATGCAGCAGCCATTGAGAAATTCGTATCACCGAGGCTAAAGCACCACGACCAGATCCTTTTCCATTACTATGTTCAATACCACCTGCATTGCCAGCTGAAGGATGCTACAGCCTATGCCCATAAGCATGGCATCATAGTGAAGGGTGATATCCCAATTGGCATCTACCGTTATAGTTGCGATGCCTGGATGGCTCCTGGCTTGTACAATATGGACCAGCAGGCCGGTGCACCGCCGGATGATTTCGCCATCAAGGGCCAGAATTGGGGATTCCCCACCTACAATTGGCAGCGTATGCAGGAAGATGGATTCACCTGGTGGCGCCAGCGCTTTGAGCAGATGAGCGAATACTTTGATGCCTTCCGCATCGACCATATCCTGGGCTTCTTCCGGATCTGGTCCATTCCCCTGCATGCCGTTGAAGGCATTATGGGAAGGTTTGTACCCGCCATCCCTGTTCACATCAATGAATTCCACCAGAATGGCATCTGGTTCGATTACCACCGGTATGCTAAACCCTATATCACTGACCAGATCCTTTGGGACATTTTCCATGTTTCCTCCAGCTATGTAAAGGAGACCTTCCTGACCGAAGCAGGCTTTGGACAGTATGCCTTCACTGAAGCCTTCAATACCCAGCGCAAGGTGGAGCAGTATTTTGCGACCCTTGAAGCCAATGACCACAACCAGTGGCTGAAGCAGGGACTGTTCGACCTGCACAGCAATGTGATCCTTTTTGAAGAGGAGGGAAGCAAGGGCCTCCAGTTCCATTTCCGTTTCGGTATGGAGCAGACCCGTTCTTTCCAGTCGCTCGAATGGAATACCCAGCAGCAGTTGAAGGATCTTTACGTGAATTATTTCTTCCGTCGCCAGGATGATTTCTGGATGAAGGAAGCCATGAAGAAACTCCCGGCACTGAAGGCTTCCACCAATATGCTGATCTGCGGGGAAGACCTTGGCATGGTACCGCATTGCGTACCGGATGTGATGAAGCAGTTGGGCATCCTGAGCCTGGAGATCCAGCGCATGCCGAAAGATCCCAAACGCGAATTCTTCCACCCGAATGATGCACCTTACCTGTCCGTAGTTACCCCATCTACCCATGACATGAGCACAGTGCGTGGCTGGTGGGAAGAAGACAGGGAGAAAACCCAGCGTTTCTTCAATAATGAGTTGGGACAATGGGGCGATGCACCGGCCTTCTGTGAGGCCTGGATCAATAAGGCCATCCTGATCCAGCACATCTATTCTCCTGCCATGTGGTGCGTTTTCCAGATCCAGGATATACTGGGCATGGAAGAGAAACTGCGCAGGGATAACCCGCATGATGAGCGCATCAATATTCCCGCCAATCCAAAGCATTACTGGCGTTACCGCATGCATATCAGCCTGGAAGACCTGGCCCGCGAAAAAGCCTTCAACCACGAGTTGAAAGAATACCTGCATGCCGGCGGAAGATGCTAA
- a CDS encoding mandelate racemase/muconate lactonizing enzyme family protein, which translates to MQVRSFIRELPFIHPFTISKGTKTHQPTFIVELDFNGIKGYGEAPAITYYNIPVEKMEADLNARKQLVEKYAFNGPERYWHYLHHMYPNNGFLVCALDIAAWDIYGKLTRKPLYQLFNADPAKMPMTDYTIGIDSTDKMIEKMQEKPWPIYKIKLGTDRDIAILEALRKHTQVPLRIDANAAWSKEEALEKIQAFASLNVEYVEQPLAKDDWEGMRWLVERSPLPLIADESCVFEQDVTKCDGHFHGINIKLTKCTGITPALRMITEARKRNMKVMLGCMNESTIGSAALVHLAPLADYLDVDGPLLLAEDLATGLHYDFGKVALPEGPGLGITIQPL; encoded by the coding sequence ATGCAAGTACGATCATTCATCAGGGAGCTCCCATTTATCCATCCCTTCACCATATCCAAGGGTACCAAGACCCACCAACCCACTTTTATCGTTGAGCTGGATTTCAACGGCATCAAAGGCTACGGTGAGGCGCCAGCCATTACCTACTATAATATCCCGGTAGAGAAGATGGAGGCCGACCTGAATGCCCGCAAACAGCTGGTGGAGAAATATGCCTTCAACGGCCCGGAGCGCTATTGGCATTACCTGCACCATATGTATCCCAATAATGGTTTCCTGGTTTGTGCATTGGACATAGCAGCCTGGGACATCTATGGCAAGCTAACCCGCAAGCCGCTGTACCAGCTCTTCAATGCCGACCCGGCCAAAATGCCCATGACCGACTATACCATTGGCATCGACAGCACCGATAAGATGATCGAAAAGATGCAGGAAAAACCCTGGCCCATTTACAAGATCAAGTTGGGTACGGACCGGGATATCGCCATCCTGGAAGCCTTGCGTAAACATACCCAGGTACCGTTGCGCATTGATGCCAATGCTGCCTGGAGCAAGGAGGAAGCCCTGGAGAAGATCCAGGCCTTTGCCAGCCTGAACGTGGAATATGTGGAGCAGCCACTGGCCAAGGACGATTGGGAAGGCATGCGCTGGCTGGTGGAGCGGTCGCCGCTGCCGCTGATCGCCGACGAGAGCTGCGTGTTTGAACAGGATGTGACCAAATGCGACGGGCATTTCCATGGCATCAATATCAAGCTGACCAAATGTACCGGCATCACCCCGGCCCTGAGGATGATAACGGAAGCGCGCAAACGAAATATGAAGGTGATGCTGGGCTGTATGAACGAAAGCACTATTGGCTCAGCCGCCCTGGTGCACCTGGCGCCCCTGGCCGATTACCTGGATGTGGATGGTCCCTTGTTGCTGGCTGAGGACCTGGCCACCGGCCTGCACTATGATTTTGGCAAAGTGGCCTTACCGGAAGGACCCGGCCTCGGCATTACCATACAACCCCTCTGA